A single bacterium DNA region contains:
- a CDS encoding HAD family phosphatase: MIKAILFDIGDVLVDVKTDSSLKKIEKLGPHISKKNLKLIFSDSRAFDEFEKGFISSYEFYIKILKELKTEFAYEEFIDLWCDIFFDKPESYKLLTKLKSMYKLGLLSNTNSLHIEFLKNNYNFFKLIDYEFYSYVLHSAKPDKAIYEKAILKTGFLPAELLFIDNKEENVIAAESAGMKSLRYESYEKLVKDFAIWGIEM; encoded by the coding sequence ATGATTAAAGCAATTTTATTTGATATTGGTGATGTTCTTGTTGACGTTAAAACAGACAGTTCATTAAAGAAAATTGAAAAATTAGGGCCGCATATTTCTAAAAAGAATTTAAAGTTAATTTTTTCTGATTCCAGAGCATTTGATGAGTTTGAGAAAGGGTTTATTTCTTCTTATGAGTTCTATATCAAAATATTAAAAGAATTAAAGACTGAGTTTGCATATGAGGAATTTATTGATTTATGGTGTGATATTTTCTTTGACAAACCTGAATCTTATAAATTATTAACAAAATTAAAGTCTATGTATAAACTAGGGCTTCTGTCAAATACAAATTCTCTTCATATCGAATTTTTAAAAAATAATTACAATTTTTTTAAACTAATTGATTACGAATTTTATTCATATGTATTACATTCAGCTAAACCTGATAAAGCCATTTATGAAAAAGCAATTCTAAAGACAGGATTCTTGCCTGCAGAATTACTGTTTATTGACAATAAGGAAGAGAATGTAATCGCAGCGGAAAGTGCAGGAATGAAATCTTTGCGTTATGAATCTTATGAGAAATTGGTAAAAGATTTCGCCATTTGGGGTATTGAAATGTAG
- a CDS encoding YfiR family protein: MTKKLQIIITLIFMSFVSAISGTQYDENTIKAVYIGRFAQFVDIQNDSSGELIIGVFEKIGITPRLIEIYKSMKINGNTVKIKYYTKIDSSILKSNILFIPKLNGSKLKQILKIINKAAILTVSDTPGYSEKGVHINLYRAGKNIKFEINQRAVNKSNLHISYQLYELARIIQPLRGAK, from the coding sequence ATGACTAAAAAACTGCAAATAATTATTACATTAATATTCATGTCTTTTGTTTCAGCGATATCCGGTACTCAATATGACGAGAATACCATAAAAGCTGTATATATCGGAAGGTTTGCGCAATTTGTAGATATTCAAAATGATTCATCCGGTGAATTGATTATTGGAGTATTTGAAAAAATCGGGATTACGCCGAGATTAATTGAAATTTATAAAAGCATGAAGATCAATGGTAATACTGTTAAAATTAAATATTATACGAAAATAGATTCCTCAATTTTAAAAAGTAATATATTGTTTATACCAAAATTAAATGGTAGTAAGTTAAAACAAATATTAAAAATTATAAATAAAGCTGCCATACTTACAGTAAGCGATACACCTGGTTATTCTGAAAAAGGTGTGCACATTAATTTGTACAGAGCCGGAAAAAATATTAAATTTGAAATAAATCAGAGAGCCGTTAATAAGTCCAATTTGCATATCAGTTATCAATTATATGAATTAGCAAGAATTATTCAGCCCTTAAGGGGTGCAAAATGA
- a CDS encoding HAMP domain-containing protein has protein sequence MKSIASLSIKNKLIVLILSVTSISFLIGASLITYSSIWQFKKDMISETQLYADFIGESFISPLLFNDVPGGQKILSKLHKIPWIEAAVIYDANGKRFANYSKNNSEIPGPILNGKNLTKFINKELYVSKSIGYMEEKLGQILIISSRIELDKKINAQIFTMSTIIVFVLLISYYISLRLQKIISGPILFLADVTKKLSIDGDYSVRLVKSGDDEIGVLYDGFNDMLSQVQKREKEIKEAGEAIRTSEARLAEAQRIASIGSWEWNINNNSMVFSSEMYRLLDCEQKTTPSINLIVKRFYKRDKEKMLENIKMAQNEGREFECTCHHRINGGGIRLLSVRGEVIKNSEGNVEIVHGTAQDVTRQKAAENEIRKLNEELEERVAARTAELRAVNEELEQFAYVVSHDLKAPLRGVSQLSQWVVEDYENVLNTEGREHLHLMKQRIRRMYNLIDGILQYSRVGRVKERKQEIDLNLLVKNIIEAISPPSNITINVENILPVIYAEKTRIEQIFQNLISNAVKFNDKEEGLVTIFSEDVNTHWKFSISDNGPGIEKKYYERIYQIFQTLSPRDELESTGIGLTLVKKIVEIMGGKIWLESETGFGTTFYFTIDKKEVSMPQVEENV, from the coding sequence ATGAAAAGTATTGCATCTCTGTCCATAAAAAATAAACTTATCGTGCTTATTCTATCTGTAACAAGTATATCTTTTTTAATAGGAGCAAGTTTAATTACATATAGCTCTATCTGGCAATTTAAAAAAGATATGATTAGTGAAACACAACTCTACGCAGATTTTATAGGTGAATCTTTTATATCTCCTCTTCTGTTTAATGATGTACCTGGTGGCCAAAAAATACTTTCAAAACTTCATAAAATCCCATGGATTGAAGCTGCTGTAATTTATGATGCCAACGGGAAGAGATTTGCTAACTATTCTAAAAATAATTCTGAAATTCCGGGGCCGATATTAAATGGGAAAAATCTTACAAAATTTATAAATAAAGAACTTTATGTATCAAAATCTATTGGATATATGGAAGAAAAGTTAGGGCAGATATTGATAATCAGTTCAAGAATTGAGCTTGATAAAAAAATTAATGCACAGATATTTACGATGAGTACAATTATTGTCTTTGTTCTGCTTATTTCATATTATATTTCATTAAGATTGCAGAAAATAATTTCCGGGCCTATTTTATTTTTAGCTGATGTTACCAAAAAGTTGTCTATAGATGGAGATTATTCAGTCAGGTTGGTTAAGAGCGGTGATGATGAGATCGGAGTATTATATGACGGATTTAATGATATGCTTTCTCAAGTACAGAAGAGAGAGAAGGAGATTAAAGAGGCAGGAGAAGCAATTAGAACTAGTGAAGCAAGATTAGCAGAAGCCCAGAGAATAGCATCAATTGGGAGCTGGGAGTGGAATATAAATAATAATAGTATGGTTTTTTCTTCCGAGATGTACAGGCTGCTGGATTGTGAACAGAAAACTACACCTTCAATAAATCTTATTGTGAAAAGATTTTATAAAAGAGATAAAGAAAAGATGTTGGAAAACATTAAAATGGCGCAGAATGAGGGGCGGGAATTTGAATGCACATGTCATCACAGAATAAATGGGGGCGGTATAAGATTATTATCTGTAAGAGGTGAAGTAATAAAAAATTCGGAGGGAAATGTTGAAATTGTTCATGGAACAGCTCAGGACGTGACAAGGCAGAAGGCTGCAGAGAATGAAATTAGAAAATTAAATGAAGAACTTGAAGAGAGGGTAGCCGCGCGTACTGCTGAATTGAGAGCAGTTAATGAAGAATTGGAACAATTTGCATATGTAGTCTCTCATGATTTAAAAGCTCCGTTAAGAGGAGTAAGCCAGCTGTCGCAATGGGTTGTTGAAGATTATGAGAATGTATTAAATACAGAGGGAAGAGAACATCTTCATTTGATGAAACAGCGTATTCGCAGAATGTATAATCTTATAGACGGTATTTTACAATACTCCAGAGTTGGCAGAGTTAAGGAGCGTAAACAGGAAATTGACCTGAACTTGTTAGTAAAGAATATAATTGAAGCGATTTCTCCGCCCTCTAACATAACAATAAATGTTGAGAATATACTGCCGGTAATTTACGCAGAGAAAACAAGGATTGAACAAATATTCCAAAATCTAATAAGTAATGCAGTAAAATTTAATGATAAAGAGGAAGGCCTTGTTACAATCTTTAGTGAGGATGTCAATACACACTGGAAATTCAGCATATCCGACAACGGGCCGGGAATAGAAAAAAAATATTATGAAAGAATTTATCAGATATTCCAGACTCTTTCACCAAGAGATGAACTGGAAAGTACGGGTATTGGATTGACACTTGTAAAAAAAATTGTTGAAATAATGGGGGGCAAAATTTGGCTGGAGTCAGAAACCGGTTTTGGTACTACCTTCTATTTTACAATTGACAAAAAAGAGGTGTCCATGCCGCAAGTAGAGGAAAATGTATAA